tgttttgtttcagtgtttgacaaagtgaatttttttttctaattcagtGAATATATTGGAAAGAGAACAAGGGAAAAGCAAATCAAGTCATTGCTTCAGAAATTTATTGCTGGCAGAAAAACAAGTTGTTTGCATGTCTGGTTATTTGAATCTCCAGATTTATAAAAATGTCTGCCACTCAAAGCAACAGCTCAAAAATTATTAGTAAGAGCCACGGAGAATGTAGCAAGTAACTCCACTATTGCTTCATGCCATAATTAGGAAATTAATGAGACTTGAGGAATTCTGTGCTTTCATATATGTTCAGACTGTATTTTCTTACCCATTTCAAGCAAAATTAGATTTTTTGCAGTGCAAATTACTGTCTGAAAATTGATTCACATGTATTGGTCATTTGTCAAGTGTTAAAGGTGACCTGCTGTTGCAAGGCTGTCAAATTATATGCTGAATACTCTAAAAAAGTAGTGTAGATAGTAAATACCTGATAGTTTTGCTGGGTAATGAAGCTGTATCTCAGTTTTATGTGTCTGCTGTGGACCAGCTCATGTGCTGTGTTGAAGACTTTAGAAGTACTTTGCCACAGGCTGCTTCCAGTTTGGGTTTTCTCAAAAACTGATGCTTTAGGCAACTTTGAAATGTCTTCTCtctctttgaaagaaaatattccctttttCAATTGAAAAGTTTGTCTTCAGAATTAGATTGGGTTTTTTGATTGAAAATACAGGATTCTTACTATTTTATTAGCAGAATCAAAGCTGGTGTGTTTCTGTGGCTGATACGGACTTAATAGAGAACAAATCtacttttttttataatttcagaAAGTCTTTGAAGTTTCCATGGCAAAGATTGGACTGGCTTTGCTTTGAAAAACTTTAGTTTGTAGATTTTCTGGCTGTGATGTGCAGTTCCTACCCATGTCCACCCTCCACAGCCGGGCTGGCCTGAagcctctgccctgcctgttgcTCCTGACCTGACTCACCACAGCAAAATGAAGTTGATAAGAAAGTCCTACAAtgtcagctctgctctcctgcctggCAGTGAAAATCAGCTGAGCTTTTAAATTAAAGTTTCATGCTATGGCTTTTAGCCAAGCTAGAGCACAGAAGTTAAAGGAATTTTTCCACATATGAGGATGGAACAAAAAGCAGAGGTTTGGCTCTTCCAAATTTGTGTGCAAAGCTtgagaaggaataaaaatggttttatttagCTCTAAAATGAGCAGTGTTTGTGCAAGTAATAGAAAGGGGAGAAGGAAGTGCACTGAATTCATACAACAGAGTGTTTACCTGCTCCCTCCCCCTCTTTTTGCCCATGGTACAGATCTTACTTTCTCCCAGTTTCCTGTCTCTCCATAGGCCTTTGGTTTACACTTTGAACCTTGCCTAGTCTAGTCTAGCCTACTTCACTTGAAAATTAGTTTAATCTTGGGTTTAGGATGGGTTTCGGGAACATAGGACTACTCTAAAGATTCCAAAATCAATGAATGTATTAAAAGCCTTAATAAAAATTACAGCTTCAGGGTTGAGGAGGTGAGGCTGGCAATGGCTTAGAGGAATTTGTCAAGTATATTATAGGTGTGACAATAGCTCCAGATTCAAATTTTTGCTGTTATTGATGATTTACATCTCTTAgatgtgctttttttcctgctgttcacaGTTACTAAAAGCAAACAGTGTGCTAAATAATGCAGTGTAATGATATGCTGTGGTGTGATGCTGCTCTGTGATCTGTGCAGGTGGATTTCTCTCTGCTGGGGGCTCTGACCTTCAGAAGCTGAGAGGTTTATTGGCGAGGTGATGCCAGGGATGCAACCTCAGCTGTCTGTGCAATACAGCTTAGGTCAAGAAATGtcaccctttttttcctggatttggGTTTTGGGAgcagttgttttggtttttaatacTTGCAAGTTGTTTTTACAGCTTTCCAGCCTGTATAGCTGTAGGTTTTGAGGCATTTGCTGTTCCTGCACTGCAGTTGGGTCCTGCTGTAGGTGGTACATCAGGCTCCCCTCAGAGACATTTTACATATGAAAGTTGCCAACGACCCCCTTTTCAGTTGTTACTGTTTCAGTTTTCCTGTACtttatacataaatataaaattcctTCATCAGAGGCAGCTTATTGCCTGTTCCCTAAGCTGGAGTGAAAAAGGAGTTCAATAACCATCACAGATAGCCTTCTGCTAATTGCTTTATGGCACTGTTATTAAAAGCCTTTCTAGAAATATCTCTGTATTAAGGGACAAGGATTTTGAGCCTTGCATCATAACCCTCTCCTACAGAGTATTTTTCCCTCTTGTTTTGTGAACAAGATTTGCATGCTTAGCTGAACAGATTCAATTATTTTCACCCTGGATGACTGAAAACAAGAATAATTGGAATAACAAGATagaggcacagggtgggttgtTTTGTTCCCCTGCTGTGACACAGCATCACATTAGTGTTATGGAGAGATGCTTCACCCCAGTTTTTAGAAGCTTTTAGTGACTGATTGTGCAGAGCTTTTATGCTTCTAACTCTGCTCTAGTGCCTGAAGTTAAGTACCAACATTTTGACACTGGGGCTTTGGCCTAGAATCAAAAGTTGCTTTGAAGATGCAGTGTAGATGTCTGGCATTTTAGCtcacttctctctcttcttAAAGTTTTGTTATAGTACCTAGTAACATCTGGGTTTGActgtttgttatttttcccACCATGTGGTCAATTAAGTTTCTGAATTGAATAGCCTGTTTTCACACTGCTGAGCTAATGGGCTTATAATTATGCTTGTACACCTTTGAAGCTTGGATTTTGTCCTAATTTTGTAATCAGCTTGCTTAGAAATAAAGGATATATCCTTTCTCATCTTTGGCATCAAGTGTTTTAAAGCACATCATCACTTTTTGAATAAtcaattatttcctttatcACTTTAGGTATTTCTGGGAAAAGCCAGCTTCTGTTTGCACTGGTCTTCACTACCCGTTACCTGGACCTCTTCACTTCATTCATTTCATTGTATAACACATCTATGAAGGTAGAGTATAATCCTGCAGAGTTAGAaaagccagcactgctgcatgCAGAGTGCATAATTTCATTAATGAAAGCCTCTTTAAATGGCCCACTGCAGTTGTTACAGAGTAAGTCAAGATGGGCTTTGGATAAAGAGTGGAAGATGGACTTAAAACCCTGGGGGTTTTACACACTCTACAGGCAACTTTTAAAGACTGTGACATTTAGAACAAATGTCATTTTGgttattgaaaataaaagcttttgggAAAAACCGATTCaaataaattgtatttctcAATTGAGACATTAGAGCACGAGTAAATCTCTTTTTATCCACTACAAGGTAAATTAGTATTCAGAATGCCCTGCCAGAATTGCAGCCACTGTCTGATCAGGGCCTGATCAAAAGCTGACAGGAGCACTCTTAGGAATGTCACTTCCATGAGATTATACCCCATTCACTTGCCCACTGAATGTTGTTGAGCCTAAATTTGGGGCTGTTATTTCTGCCTGCAATTTCTGGTACTGagtacaaaaaaataaagcattaatCTGGGAGAGTGCAGTGTATTTGTGGTACCAGAGCAGGCACTTTCTAAATCCATTTGTGGATTTTCTTGATGCTTTTCAGCTTTAATTCAGAGGATGGTATAACTTTGCCAAGAGGAAAGACTGGGTAATAATGCAAAACATACTGAAGAATTAGGGGAATaatactgcaaaataaaattttacatattAAACTCAACGTGTCTTCTGAAAGTCAAATGTGTGTGCTTTAAGTTTTAATATTGACAGTCTAGATGAAGAACTGTgggttaaatatttttgaaacagtTCCATATGGGACTGTTGATAGGTACTGTTGAAGCACTAAAAGAGCAGCTTGGGGGGTTCTTGCAATTTATTTATTGGTTGTGATTCAGGGTCCTGACCGTGTTTTTGTTCTGCAGCCTTTCTAACCAGAAATGGAATGAATGTGGGAAATGACAACTTGTGATACTCAACTCTACACTAAACTGACTCTTTCCAGTAATTAAAGAATGGTCCTCTGTTCAAATCCAATATTAACTTACAAAATTGAAGCCTCTGTTACAATTTCTAAGGTTGCTGCTTAGAAAGACTGTTGTACATAATGGTCTTTTCTGCCCATTACTGTGGTGTCAGGATGAATCTTGAGTGTCCCAACTTGACTTCTTGTTCTGTCTCCATTTATTTAGGAGTCTATAACATTATATAGTTGTTGAGATTAGGAACTGCTACAGATCACCTTACCAGGGCATAATGTGATGAACTTGCTAATAACAAGAATATGCTGTAATTTGCAGCACAACAAGTTGTTAATTTCTGTAGACTTAggattttcttcagtgttttacaCAAATTGGCCCTGTTTGCCTTTCTTAATGACCTGcagactattttttttatttgtagcATTCTCTGTCTTAGAGTTTCTTTTTCATGGTACCTGTAGCTGAGTATTGGGTGCATTTCTGCCAGTGCACTTTGCAGTAATTTTTTCTaacattcttttattttggtaTCTTTAAAAGTGAAGCCTTTTTGAGTGTCCCAAAATATGCTGTAattctcatgaaaacatttgtgaTACAAGGAGTTTGGATTCATTCACCCTTTCTTAATGTCTTCTAGGACCATATCAATGGCCATTAGTTCACACCCAGAGTAGGAGTTCCCTGCatctgccctgtgtgctccttAATACAGGATTGGtatcattttggttttgtgagcAGAGCTTTTAGTGACTAATACCATCTGCAAACAGTGGGCTTCTTAATCAGTTTCTTTGTAGTTGTAAACAATCCATATTTAATGTGATAAATGGTTCAGAATATGTAATCTTTGTCATGAATCTGAGGCAGAAACTAAATGGTTTGTCTagtctgctgtgctgtgttgacTCCAGGACAGGAGCTCTGTCCTGATGATGGCAGATTGACCTTTAGAAAGTCATGGATTCTGTCTGGTTCTGTTTCCTCATCTGTAAAATgaagctttttgctttttccatggGGAATAGCTATGAAGTTTACTGTACCATAACCATCCAAAATGGTAACATTAGACATCAGCTCAAACTGAATTCTGCTTTGGTGcttctctgtttgtttttgtggctTGTTGGTTGGTGGAGAACAGTGTCCACTTGCCACTCTTCAGATTTTAGAGACGTTTAAAGGTCTGAGGCAAATCAGCTAATAGTCATATATAAATGGCTGGGTCTGAATGGGGCTTATTGAATAGGTTTTTAATTGCCACAGGAGCCACACCATGCTGGGCTTTTTGAATGTAGAGAGGCCCTTCCATCATTACTGCATGGATGCACCTGCACATTTTTATCATAAATGTTTGGGGCCAGTGCTTCCCTTGCAGTTGCAGAAGGGGTGTTCCTTCTCCAGTCACTTCCTTAGTTCTGTCTACTTGTGGAAGGGTCTTCCATGCACCCTTGGACAGTCATTTCAGCCAGAGGCAGGTGATGCCTTTAAAGCAACAATGAGCAAAAAGAGTCCTTGCAAAAACACGTAAACAAACAGCGCagccaaccaaaaaaacaccacacTTACTCCTCTTAGTGCAGGGGAATATCATTGTTCAGGGAGTTTGATCTATTCCTGCAACCCCTATGgattgttttgggttttgttttctttcctttcctcgCTCTCCAGCTCATCTACATCGCCTGCTCGTACGCCACCGTGTACCTGATCTACATGAAGTTCAAGGCCACCTATGATGGAAACCATGACACCTTCCGAGTGGAGTTCCTGATCGTGCCTGTTGGGGGGCTCTCCTTCCTTGTCAATCATGACTTCTCTCCTCTGGAGGTGAGTTGATTGTGAGTGggttattacttttttttttcttaaaatatttataaaatgagGGTTTTTAGGGTGACCAAGGAATGGTGTTTAGTAGGTTCGGGCTAATCCTTAACACTTCTGTGGGGTGTAGATTTCTGTGCAAATTTAAGGCACCTCAGGAGACCAGTGTTTTTATCAGCATTGGCTGCTTTATTAAGCAGAAGACTGTTTTTCCTAGTGATGGTTATATTAAATTCAAAAGTAtccttccttttgttctgtCTGTAAAAGAAATTCTCCTATGAAGAATGCAGTTTGTGAATAGTTGGTGCCACCTGgtgaaaacaaaaggaattatAGTACTTCTTAAATTCTGTAGAATTGCAAATGGTCTAGAGTGTTAGAAAGAATGGCATTGGGTTTGGAATGCAGCTGTgtgttttcctgggagaaaaaTGATGTTAAAAGTATAACTGGAGTTCAAATAGGTAATTTTCCCCATGTAATAGAGAATAACTTTAGATGCTTATTTTAAGTGGACTGAGCtgcatttttgtatttattacaGTTAAATGATTTTATTAGAGTAAGGGAATTTTAATTGCAATACTTTGaggcattattttaaattttgtttgctCTTAACTTATTCTTTAAACCAGTAGATAAAAAATGGAAGAACATGGGCGGAAAAGGACTTTATCTTCCCTGCAGCCTTTCACAGCACTGGCTGTGTAAGGTTATTTCATGGTGCTGTGACTCCTGAACTGGGTGTGCATGAGTAATGTGTGCCAGCTCACTACAGAGCTGGTTTGGAGACCGTGTTCTCTGCCAGGAGAATTCCCTCCTACCATCCTCTGGTTGGTTATGAAGCTGTCACTTAGTTTTTCCTGGACCAAAAAAGTTTGCCAAAATGTGTGAATAGGCATTCATTCATAACATTGCTAGAAACCAAAAAGTCGAGCCAAGTcaaatgttttctgtccttGTGTTATCAGTAAGACACAGACACTTGACTACACCTCTGGGGTTTTTGCCTTTCAGATACTGTGGACCTTCTCCATCTATCTTGAATCCGTTGCTATTCTCCCTCAACTTTTTATGATCAGCAAAACTGGGGAAGCAGAGACCATCACTACTCACTATCTTTTCTTCTTGGGTCTGTACCGTGCCTTGTACTTAGTCAACTGGATTTGGCGCTACTATTTTGAGGGATTTTTTGACCTCATAGCTGTTGTTGCTGGTGTGGTCCAGACCGTTCTGTACTGTGACTTCTTCTATTTGTATGTTACAAAAGGTAAGTAGTGCAGTAACCTCCAGCTTCACATTGTGGAATGTAGCAATTAAACACATTCATAGGGCTCTGCTGTAACAGCATTACAAGGCTGTTAATCCTGTGGGGAAATTATTGCTGAAATCTTCTTAATTTATCAAGTGCGCTTTCTCCTACTGTGAGGTATTTCTCAGGATAGGTTTTGTGTATAGGtagaatataaatatataaatggtCTGGTGAACTTAgggaaaaatttaaaacaagtaGGGTGAAtactcgctgctgctgccttccatCAACAAGGATGatcctcctgcttctcctgaCCACATGCACTGTTATGTGCAGCTCTCATGCTTACAGACACCTTTCTCAGTGGTTTAAATACCTCAAGAGTCCAAAGGGTTTGGGATGTTTCTGTTTATGCTGAGTGTAGAAGCAGTCACTTCTGCTTTAGTGATTCTGCCCTTACTCACTTTCCAACTTCTGTCATGTAACTGCCAAGTTGTGTGGGGCTGTGTTACTTTAGTCATAACTCTTAAAAGAGAATGTTGTCATGGGCTAGTGATGAAAAGTGGGAATTCCAGCATGCCACAGGAGGGCAAGATTAGAATTGTTAACTCCAGTTTTACCAGTATATATTGAAAAGAGAGCCAGCTTGGGAGGAGTGTCTGCAGTGTACCCATTTCACAACAAACAGGCTCTCTGTGATAGGTTTTGGTCCCTCTGACTTTCTAGCAGCATGTGCTTCTCCTGCATCCCAGCTTTGTGTTGCTAActgtttcctttcctgcttttccttgcaGTACTCAAGGGAAAGAAGCTCAGTTTGCCAGCGTAAGTGCCAAAACATCACCAGCATCTGTCCTTTGGGATGCTTGGACAGAACAATCCTTATCACAAGCGAAGGCGAAGATGCTTGAGACAGAAAGTCAGAAACAGCTCTCTATAGTGCAGGTAGTCATCAGCGGCTCTGTAAGAACGGAGGAAAAACAACCAGCAGATTTCTGTTTGATGCATCTTGcctttatcttttttattactATGTATAAAGATTTTTTACATAAAGAAACTTATACTGTATTAATAAATTCAGTGTATGGTTTCAATTGGAATAGTTCCAAAAGTGAGATTTTTGTGAGATTGTTTATGACCAGGAACAAgtgcaaactttttttttttaattttcaagattttctttgaaatgactgatttttttccttttatttttgttttttttcagtgcacaGATATGTGCATCCTTGATGGATGGTAGTCATCTGTTCTTTCCCTTTGATTCAATTTTCATTCcactatatttattttttttccaaaaggcaAATATATGTCAACTCTGAATCTGAAACCACCGATGTTTGATGTGATGTGCTGGTGCCCAGTCTTTGTGCCATCTGCTGACATGGAGTTCCTTATTCAAAATGTATGTTGGTGCCAGAAGGGGAACAGTCACGTTTTGTAGTTGTAGCTCTTCTAGAACAGATTGATGGCAAGAGGGCAGTGAAGAAATCACTTGAGGCCACAGGGATGGGCCCTGTCCTGTTCTGCCATGTTTGGGAAGGTAATCCCAATAATGAAAGCACTTGGCAGTGCAGGTTGTGAAGGGTCAGAGATGCACTTGTGTTGTGTGGTGGCACATGTTTGTCACTGTATTGTTTGTTCAGGAAAGGGAGGTTAAATATCTTGGATGTACAGCCCTGCTCCACCATTACAGCTATAGAAATGGGAGACTTGTAAGTTGATTGCAGTAATCTGTAGGTGATCATTTTAAACAAtatctacattttctttttaatgaatgcTTTATAAGCAACTTCCATGTTCAGCTTCAAGTGGTTTTCGATGTCACTTTTGgacaattaatattttttttataaacttttCAAAATCAGCAGCACCAGTTACCATTCTTCATCCTTTAAATGATTCCCTTTTTTTACTGAGCTGTTGCATGATTTATCCTGTGTTACCATCCTCAATAAACACTTTATGAAATGGTGAaaaacatttgggtttttttttcattcctgaaTATGGAAGTTTTCTGTTAACCTGGATGGGATGAAAAGCGGTGGTGAGGACGAGTTGCTTGCAGCCATTGCTTCCTGTGCTGAAATCCAAGATTTTTCTGGCTGTGAGGGGTATTGTCGCTGGTGGAAGAGACGTTGACTCCAGCCTGGTGTAGAGGAGGGTTCAGTGCTTGTGTTTTATCTTCAAGGGTTTGTGTTCGAGTTAATGATGGCAAATTGCCTCCCTCCGCAGCAATGGTTCTCACTCCGAGCCCCAGGTGAGAGGTGTTTATTTGCGGTGTGGGTGCTGAGGTGCCGCTGTGGCAACACCAGGCCTGGTGAACATCAGGGTTTGGTGCCTGTTTTATCTTCAAGAAGGTGTTTCTCTTCTCCGCATTAACTTGCCGTCGTTATCTCCCTCATCAGTGATCGTTCGCATTTCACGATGGGGACTCCAGCCTAGTGCACAGCAGGGTTTGGTGCCTATGTTTTATCCTCAAGAAagtgtttctcttctctgtgttAATTTGCCATCGTTACGTCCCTCATCAGTGACGGTTCTGGCTCCTGACCCCGGGTGAACAGTGTCCAGATGCAGTGTGGGTGCTGCATTCTGCACCCCCTCAGTACACCCTGAACAAAACAGGTCTGTCCCTGTGGAGAAACGCCAGGAGCTCGTGGGGGCCCGGCCGCGTACAGTGCAGGTCCGGAGGGCTCGTTCTATCCCTCCATGCCCCGTGCCGGAGGTCCCAGGGGGCTCGTTCTGTCCCCTCGTGCCCCGTGTTGGAGCTCCCGGTCCGTCTGGAGGGTTCATTCTGTCCCTCCGTTCCGGAGCTCCCTCCCGATCCCTCTCGGAAGCGCCGgctcccccggcccggcccggccctccTGCGCACGCGCCCTGCGCGGCCCCGCCCTCCCGCgctcccccagggcggggcgGGGCTTCCCCCCGCGCGTGCGCGCCCCGTGCCGCGCCGTCCCTGCCCGGTGTGTGGCGGGTCGGGCCGTGACGGAGCGGCGgcaccgcccggcccggccaTGCCGGGGCTCGTGGTGTTCGGCCGGCGCTGGGCTATCGGCAGCGACGACTTCGTGCTCCCGGGAGCCTTCGAACTGTTCGTGCGGCTGGTGTGGTAAGGAGCGCCCCCGCGGCCCGGGCAGCCGTGACACGCAGCGCGCGGTGCCCCCGCAGCGCCCGCCGTGTTTAATCCCCGAGCAGCGCTCGTGTAGCGTCCTTACTGCAACGATTAACGTGGCGAGGTCTTTTagccccccagcctgggcttgtGGGTTCTGAGGGCTGAGGAGCTGGCTCAGGCTGGGCTGTGATTCCCGCGGGGCATCGTGTGGTCACTTCCCTCTCACACGGCCCTTATGTAACACCCACCCCGCTGTGGGGTGTGCGGTGCGTTCGTCAGGGCAATAACCGTGGGTCAGGTCCTCACTTGGCATTGTTGCACTTCTCCCTTCCAGCTCTGACTTTCGTTATCTCACTGCCCTGCAGGTGGATCGGGATCCTTGTCCTTTACACGGTGCACAAGGGGCAGTTCAGCTGCCCCGGGGGAGGG
This genomic window from Pithys albifrons albifrons isolate INPA30051 chromosome 16, PitAlb_v1, whole genome shotgun sequence contains:
- the KDELR2 gene encoding ER lumen protein-retaining receptor 2 translates to MNIFRLTGDLSHLAAIIILLLKIWKSRSCAGISGKSQLLFALVFTTRYLDLFTSFISLYNTSMKLIYIACSYATVYLIYMKFKATYDGNHDTFRVEFLIVPVGGLSFLVNHDFSPLEILWTFSIYLESVAILPQLFMISKTGEAETITTHYLFFLGLYRALYLVNWIWRYYFEGFFDLIAVVAGVVQTVLYCDFFYLYVTKVLKGKKLSLPA